One window of Kosmotoga arenicorallina S304 genomic DNA carries:
- a CDS encoding OadG family protein: MDGVLSITFTGLFVVFSVLGILYIVFSLFGVTLSSKKKEEQNKNVAKVVIKEKKAHEQKSEDDESEVVAAISAVLHDMLGSSFKIRKISPVSGRKFGWKTRTPQVYWKPRRNKAC; the protein is encoded by the coding sequence ATGGATGGTGTTTTATCGATTACTTTTACAGGTTTGTTTGTGGTTTTTTCTGTTCTTGGAATACTTTATATCGTTTTTTCCCTCTTTGGAGTGACTCTTTCTTCAAAAAAGAAGGAAGAGCAGAACAAAAATGTAGCAAAAGTTGTTATAAAAGAGAAAAAAGCTCATGAGCAGAAAAGTGAAGATGATGAATCTGAGGTGGTCGCAGCTATTAGTGCTGTGCTTCATGATATGCTGGGGAGTAGCTTTAAGATAAGAAAAATCAGCCCGGTATCAGGAAGAAAATTCGGTTGGAAAACAAGAACACCTCAGGTATATTGGAAACCGAGGAGGAAT